The following is a genomic window from Bacteroidales bacterium.
AACTTCCAGTTATTTATTGGAATCGGATTAACTGTTTTCTTTTCTTCAATGGATTTTAAAAAGTAATATCTTAAATCCCTGTCAGTTGATGTCAGAATCCTTGATCTTAATTCATTTTTATCAATACCTGCCCCTTCTGTAAAATGTCCTCCTCCACCATTACCCCGGTATGAGTTAACGGCAACTTTATATGTTTTATTTTTCTCAAAAGGCTTTCCGTTTGTAAATCCGGCAATAGTGATCCGTGAACCCTCCGGTTTACTGACATCAAGTGTATAATCGATACCTGAACCAGAATCAAAATTATAAGATTGATTTCTGAACCATGCTTTTCCATTTGTAAGAAGCAGTTTTCCATCTTTATCTGTGCGAAGTTTAAGTAACAAATCACCGGAGCTTCGCATTGTATTAACCCATTCGGAATATGAGTATTCAAGGTATTTCTGAATTTCTTCACCGGAAAGAGACATGGTATACAGAAAGTTCTCAAACCGGTATAGTTTAAACATATCACTAACTGTTATTGGCCCTTTCGAAATGCTTACATCAAACGAAAGTGGAGCAGCAAATGATAAATCCGCACCTGTTATTTCCATCTGAACAGAATGAATCATATCCACAAATGCAGATGGACCAAAATATGCATCCCTGGAAGTTATTGTTGAAGAGGAGTTTCCAATTACCCTGTTAACATATTCATCTACTGTTTTATGCTGTGGAGTGAATTTCTCAATAAATTCAGGATCAGGCTTATATTCGGCAACTTTGATTATCTGTCCCGTAATTTTCCTGATCTTTTTTCCTTTTATCTTCTTCGATGAAATGACTATATCAGCCTGTGCAATATTCTCTGATTTGCTGCCACCGTTCAATATAAGAATTGTATCTCCGGCAGCGTTGAGAAATTTTTCATTTGCAAGTCTGTGATCATGACCATTAAAAATAATATCGAAACCAGGCACATTGTAAGCAACTGCTGCTGAGCCATTTTCAGTTAAGGGACTGATTGTTTTATACTCCTCACGTGAGCCATCCCAACCTGAATGGAAAAGCCCAATTACAAGATCAGGTTTTTCATTTTGCATTATTGGCATCCACTTTTTAGCAGTTTCTACCATATCCCTGAATTCAATTCCTTTATATAATTCCTCCGGCAGCCAGGTTGGGATTGCGGGAGTAACCATTCCGAATACTGCTATTTTTATGCCGTTTCTGATTATAATATGATATGGTTTGAAATAGGGCTCGCCTGTTTTTATATCTACCGCATTTGCTGCAAGCAGAGGGAAATTATATTCTCTTACAAGTCTGTCATAAACAGCATGACCTGCCTCTACATCATGATTACCAACAGTACCTGCATCATAGCCCATATAATTCATAACTTCTGCTCCGATATGAGGTGAGATAGTATCAATGAAGTTATAATAGTAAATAGTTGGCTGGCCCTGAAGGTTATCTCCATTATCAAGCAGAATAGTAATATCCTTTTCTGCCCTAACCTGTTTAAGATAGGTGTATGTTGAAGCAAGTGAGACATCAATCTTCTCCTTTTCGATAAAATCGTATGGAAGAATTACACCATGAAGATCTGTTGTTTCAAGTATGCTAATGCTTTTAGTGCCGGAACAGGAAACCAGAATAATTATTAAGAGCAATTGTGCTGTAAAAAATCCGGCTTTCTTAAATTTAAATATTTTCATTTTAGAAGATTGTATTAGTCATTAACAAGCTCATAGCCATTTATTTTTCCCTTTTCTGTCTGAGAGATTCCATTTTTCATCCAGTATGGCATTGGGGCACCCTTCAGATAATGATCAAAAAACTGCATCTTTCTTATTGAGATATCTTTTCTGTTGGGTCTTTTTACAAGATTATGAGCTTCATCATTATAGGTAAGCATCCATGCCGGTTTATCGAGCCTTCTCAAAGCTGTTATGAATTCTATTCCCTGATACCATGGTACCGCTCCATCAGCATCATTATGCATTAGAAGAAGCGGAGTATTGATCTTGGGAACAAAAAATATTGGTGAATTCTCGATGTATTGAACCGGTTTTTCCCATAGAGTTCCTCCTATTCTGCTCTGGGTGTGCTCATACTGAAACATTCTGCTCATTCCTGATTCCCATCGTATACCTCCATATGCGCTTGTCATATTAACAACAGCTGCACCGGCATAAGCACATGCAAAAAGATCAGTTTGTGTCACCAGCCATGCAATCTGATAACCGCCCCAACTCTGTCCATCAAGCCCGAGTTTATCTTTATCTATAAAATTGTAACGGTCAAGCAAGGCATATGTGCCACTTACAACAGCATTGTAACAGCTCTGTCCGGGATAACCGGTTTTATAAATAATATCCGGAACAAAAACCAGGTATTCGTTACTTATTGCAGTTGGAATATTTATTCGTGAAGCACTGGGTACAGGAGCAATATATGTATATAACTCATCTGAACTCCTTTCATAGAAATATACTATCATAGGATACTTCTTTGAAGGATCGAAGTTCTCAGGCTTATAAAGTATTCCCTGTAATTTCTCCCGGTCAAATGACATCCATTCAATCAGTTCAGATGTACCCCAGGTAAAGTTTGATTGCTGGGGATTGGTTACAGATATCTTTTTGGGATTCTCAAATTTCAGATTGGTCAGATAGAGATCAGGTGATTCTTTAAATGTTCCTTTTTGCAAGATAATAAGATCAGACTTTTTTGCTTTAGAGAATCCTGAGGGGAAAGATGCTTTTTCCATAAGCATAGAATGCGGATCACCGGGTTTTCCCTGTTTAAGAGAATAGAACCCGCTCTCTTTGCTTTCATAATTAAAAGCAGAAAGATAAATCAGTTCTTTCCTGTTAATAAAATCATCATCCTGATCAAGCTTAACATATCTTAACCTGATATTATTTTTTCTGCCGAAATTATTGGTAATATTCACTGGTGCTTCACTTCCTGAAAGATCAACAGACCAGATATCAAAACGGTCATAAATAAAAACATGTTTTTCATCATCTAAGTATCCGGCAATGCCATGGGGCGATGGATCATCGGGCATATCATTTAGCTCATCACTGAGAGGCACTTTTATTGAAGAGGTGATATTCTTTTTAACACCATCAGGCAAAGCCATAGCGATCCAGCCTTTCTCAGAATTATCCCAGTATAACAGGTATTTACACGATGGGGACATTGTAGCTCTTGAACTGCATTTTTCAAGTATTTTTGTCTTAATTCCTGTGCTCACATTGATTAAATAATAGTCTGAGAAAGAACCTCCGTCCCATGAGGAAGATCTGCGGTATTTAAGATCAGATGAACCCAGTGCCAGTACGTTATTTCCTTTTTGATATGTTCTGACATTTGGAATTACAGTATCGCCAAGCTGAAACATTTTACCAGTGTTTAAATGATAAACAGCCATAAATGTACGTTTGTTCTCCTCTTCAAGCTGCTTTTTCTGCATTGGCTGAAGAATATCATCCTCCCATGACCAGATGTCGAGTTTGAATTTTTCATCTTCAAGAAGAGTATCTTCGGGCTGTTTCACCGGTTTTCTTGCGGTACCTAAAAAAAGTCTTGTTCCATCGTCTGAGAAGGAAATGTTCCCGTTTTCACCCGGAGCCCAATTATGAGGCAAGGCGCTGTTTGACTGATCAATGATTTTTGATGCTTTTGAGAAATTGCGGGATAGCCACAGGTCGTAGATTTTTATTTTTGCTGTATCAGAAGAATACATAAATGATACAGAAACTCCTGTCCGGTCAGAAGTGAGCTTTTTCAAGCTTCCTCTGGCTTCGAAAACCAATACTGGTACCTCTTTTTGAGTATCAAATACATTAAGTTTAAGGTTTTCAATTTTTGTTGTATCAGGAATACTCTGCAGAAAACTGATTGATTTTCCATCTTTAGCCAATACATAATCAGTCACATCCGGGTACCTGTACTCCTTCTTTAAAACGGGATTGTAAATCACAAGTTCAGAACCCTTTGGTTCCGCAGTTTTTGGCTTTTTCCCGGCAGGCAATGCGGTTTTAGCAGTATCTGCAGCTGTTTTTGTGCTTTTATTGTCAGAAGGCTTTTTTTCAAGAAGGTATGCCATCCAGTATGAATTCTTTTCAGCTACAGAAAATGATTTGACTTTCGGAATACTTATAATCTCATCATTTGATAATAATCTGATCTCAAGATTATTCTTAGGCATTTTATCGTCTTTGAGCTTTTTCTTTTTTGCCTGACGTGTTTCATCATATGAGGGTATAATCTGATAAACCAGAAACTTTGTGTCTGGTGAAAACACTGCTTTACCACCCCTGGCAATTGAATCGAGCCTCGATGTTAATACATTATAAACATAAAGCCATCCATCACCCTGCTGAGGATTTATTGTATATGTTATCCATTTCCCATCCTCAGAAATTATCTGAGAACTGAGGCTTTTCCATCCATCATAAGCATTGTTGTCTATTGGGATTTTCTGAGAAAAAAGTTGAGTGAAGGATAATACAGATATAAGTACAAGTAAAAAATATTTTTTCATATTAAGTCATTATTATTAATTGTTCAAACTTATGAAAGATTAATGATTTTCTCATAATACGTGGTATGTTATAGATCAGATATTATTGTTAATTATATATTTGTTCACAAATAATATATTATGGTAATTACTGGTCTGGAGTCAATTCTGAAATCATTTCCGCCTGCTTTAAAGGGTAAAAGAATTGGTGTTTTATGTCATGCACCAAGTATAACAACTGATTTTATTCATATTGCTGAACATTTCTTCAGGCGGGATGACTGCAGGTTAACCGCACTATTCGGTCCTCAGCATGGAATACATGGTCAGACACAGGATAATATGATAGAATGGCAAAGTCATAATCATCCTGTTTATAATGTTCCTCTTTATAGTTTATATGGAGAGCATCGAAAACCAACAAAGGAAATGTTGAGTAAGATTGATGCCCTTATTATTGATTTGCAGGATGTCGGAGCGCGCCTTTACACCTACATCTGGACCGTTAAACTATGTATTGAAGCATGCACAGAGGCTTCAGTTCCCATAGTGCTTCTTGACAGGCCCAATCCTATCGGCCGGCTTCCTTTTGATGGTCCAGTACTTAAAAAGGAATTTTTTACTTTTGTTGGCGGGGCATCGATCCCTTTATGTCACAGGATGACAATGGGCGAAATGGCACTATGGATTAAGGAAAAGTACTACCCTTCCTGCGATCTGAATATTTTTTGGATGACGAACTGGAAAAGATCAATGATGTATCACGAAACAGGCCTTCCGTGGGTGTTTCCATCTCCAAATATGCCAACAGAGAATACTGCTATTGTATATCCGGGTACAGTACTCATAGAAGCACTTAACCTTTCAGAGGCAAGAGGAACAACAATACCTTTTGAACTTTTTGGAGCACCATTCATTGATTCAGTAAAACTCAAAAAGAACCTTGACAATCGTAAAATAAAGGGATGTGCATTCAGGATACACGATTTCATTCCAACTTTCCACAAGTTTAAAGGCGAGAACTGTTACGGATTACAGGTTCACGTTACAGACCTGAATACATTCAGACCAGTTGGTACTGCCCTTGAAATTTTCGATGCTATAATTGAAACATCACCGTCAGATTCGCTTAAATTCAATTCACCTCCTTATGAATATGAACATAATCTAATGCCCTTTGATATTTTAGCTGGAGATTCAGGCATGAGAGAAACACTGATAAACAGGAGAAGTATCAGGTCAGAACAGGAAAGATGGGCATCGGAAATTGAAAATTTCAGGAAAGAGTTTTCGGTATTATCAGCTTATGAAGAATAGCAGTTCGAAACGAAACTTATTGCTTTTTTCTTTTCAGGTTAATTACCAGTTTTTCAATAAGTGCCTGAGACATAATTGGTTTGATAATATAATCGTCAAATCCGGATATTGAGAATTTTTCTCTGTCACCAAGGAGTCCATATGCCGTCTGTGCGATAATAATAATATCATCACGCATATTTCTGATAGATTCAGTAGCCATATATCCATCCATTACCGGTAATTGAATGTCCATGAGAATAATCTCAATATCAGTATGTTTGATAACAAGATCAACTGCTTCCTGACCATCACCGGCATTGTATAGAACCGCTCCGGTTTTCTCAAGGATCTTGTTTAGGTATAGTTTGCTCGACAAATCGTCTTCTACAATAAGAATTTTATGTCCTTTAAGATATTCGTTTTCCATAACAATCATTTATTGAAAAAGGCCTTCATCTCTTAATAGAATAAGCACAGAGGAATGAGGAACAATTACATATTTTTCTCTGTTAAATTCAATTTCTATAGCGCTATTTTGCAGATAAACAGCCTGATCTCCCTCTTTAGGTTGCAGAGGGACATACTTTGGTTCATCAGTACTGTTCTTCCAGGGTTCATCACTATCGCTGATCGACGGTATTGGGTAACCGGGTCCAACCTTCACAACATAGCCAATCTGTACCTTTTCATTTTCATTCACACCAGGCGGAAGCAGTAATCCGCTTTTGGTTTTCGATTGCGGCACTTTTGGTTTTATAAGAATTCTGTCGCCTATTACGATCAGTTTCTTTAAATCTTTTTCATCTAACAAAACACTCATGTAAAAGGTCTCTTTTGAACAAAAGTATCATTTTTTACAATAATCATTAAACAGGGATCGAGAAATATTTAAATTGCGGTAAAATGAAAATATTTTAACCACGGGGTTGCACGGAGTTAAAAATCAGAATAATCTATGTCAGTTGACATTTATAAAACTATTAAGGGAAATGCTGAGGGAATCTTCAGGGACAGGGGAAGCAGGTTTCTGGCTTATGCTTTTCCTGTTACAGAACTGGAAGAAATAAAACCCATACTGGATCAATTGAGGAAAGAACATCATGATGCAAGACATCACTGTTTTGCATACATGCTAGGCAATGAAAGGGCTATTTTCAGATCCAATGATGATGGAGAGCCATCAGGTACCGGAGGAAGGCCGATTCTGGGTCAGATAAACTCATATGGACTGACAAATATTCTGATTGTAGTCGTCAGATATTTCGGCGGAACGTTGCTTGGAGTCAGCGGATTAATAAATGCATACAGGTCTGCTGCTGAAAATGCAATTCAGAATTCGGAAATCATTGAATGTACATTGAAGGAGTATTATGAAATTAAGTACCCTTATGATTCGATGAACGCAGTTATGAAAATACTAAAAGAAGAAGATATAAGTCAAACAGAACAAAGTTTTGACTCTATATGCAGTATCAAAATATCAGTGAGGGCTTCTGTAAAAGAATAAGTTTTAAATCGCTGCAAAGAGTTAAAAGCATACAGATAGAGACAAAGTACTTTGAAGTCGCTAAGGCGCAAAGATAATAGCCTGTCATGCCGAGCCCCAGCGAAGCATCCCCGGCATTAAGCAAGAACTCTATAAAATCAAGTGAATCATGCAACATATTATAAAATTATCAACATCGCTCCTATTATATTTTTTTCTTCACTAAATTTGAAATAGATAACCCAAAGAGCCATTAACAAGTCAAATTAATGAAAAACAGAAGTTTAGTATCAATAGATGACTTTTCAACTGAGGAGATACTCCGGATCCTTGATCTCACAGAAGAATTTGAGAAGGAACCTACA
Proteins encoded in this region:
- a CDS encoding bifunctional metallophosphatase/5'-nucleotidase, producing MKIFKFKKAGFFTAQLLLIIILVSCSGTKSISILETTDLHGVILPYDFIEKEKIDVSLASTYTYLKQVRAEKDITILLDNGDNLQGQPTIYYYNFIDTISPHIGAEVMNYMGYDAGTVGNHDVEAGHAVYDRLVREYNFPLLAANAVDIKTGEPYFKPYHIIIRNGIKIAVFGMVTPAIPTWLPEELYKGIEFRDMVETAKKWMPIMQNEKPDLVIGLFHSGWDGSREEYKTISPLTENGSAAVAYNVPGFDIIFNGHDHRLANEKFLNAAGDTILILNGGSKSENIAQADIVISSKKIKGKKIRKITGQIIKVAEYKPDPEFIEKFTPQHKTVDEYVNRVIGNSSSTITSRDAYFGPSAFVDMIHSVQMEITGADLSFAAPLSFDVSISKGPITVSDMFKLYRFENFLYTMSLSGEEIQKYLEYSYSEWVNTMRSSGDLLLKLRTDKDGKLLLTNGKAWFRNQSYNFDSGSGIDYTLDVSKPEGSRITIAGFTNGKPFEKNKTYKVAVNSYRGNGGGGHFTEGAGIDKNELRSRILTSTDRDLRYYFLKSIEEKKTVNPIPINNWKFIPEKWVSTAGKKEYKLLFGEN
- a CDS encoding S9 family peptidase codes for the protein MKKYFLLVLISVLSFTQLFSQKIPIDNNAYDGWKSLSSQIISEDGKWITYTINPQQGDGWLYVYNVLTSRLDSIARGGKAVFSPDTKFLVYQIIPSYDETRQAKKKKLKDDKMPKNNLEIRLLSNDEIISIPKVKSFSVAEKNSYWMAYLLEKKPSDNKSTKTAADTAKTALPAGKKPKTAEPKGSELVIYNPVLKKEYRYPDVTDYVLAKDGKSISFLQSIPDTTKIENLKLNVFDTQKEVPVLVFEARGSLKKLTSDRTGVSVSFMYSSDTAKIKIYDLWLSRNFSKASKIIDQSNSALPHNWAPGENGNISFSDDGTRLFLGTARKPVKQPEDTLLEDEKFKLDIWSWEDDILQPMQKKQLEEENKRTFMAVYHLNTGKMFQLGDTVIPNVRTYQKGNNVLALGSSDLKYRRSSSWDGGSFSDYYLINVSTGIKTKILEKCSSRATMSPSCKYLLYWDNSEKGWIAMALPDGVKKNITSSIKVPLSDELNDMPDDPSPHGIAGYLDDEKHVFIYDRFDIWSVDLSGSEAPVNITNNFGRKNNIRLRYVKLDQDDDFINRKELIYLSAFNYESKESGFYSLKQGKPGDPHSMLMEKASFPSGFSKAKKSDLIILQKGTFKESPDLYLTNLKFENPKKISVTNPQQSNFTWGTSELIEWMSFDREKLQGILYKPENFDPSKKYPMIVYFYERSSDELYTYIAPVPSASRINIPTAISNEYLVFVPDIIYKTGYPGQSCYNAVVSGTYALLDRYNFIDKDKLGLDGQSWGGYQIAWLVTQTDLFACAYAGAAVVNMTSAYGGIRWESGMSRMFQYEHTQSRIGGTLWEKPVQYIENSPIFFVPKINTPLLLMHNDADGAVPWYQGIEFITALRRLDKPAWMLTYNDEAHNLVKRPNRKDISIRKMQFFDHYLKGAPMPYWMKNGISQTEKGKINGYELVND
- a CDS encoding DUF1343 domain-containing protein; this translates as MVITGLESILKSFPPALKGKRIGVLCHAPSITTDFIHIAEHFFRRDDCRLTALFGPQHGIHGQTQDNMIEWQSHNHPVYNVPLYSLYGEHRKPTKEMLSKIDALIIDLQDVGARLYTYIWTVKLCIEACTEASVPIVLLDRPNPIGRLPFDGPVLKKEFFTFVGGASIPLCHRMTMGEMALWIKEKYYPSCDLNIFWMTNWKRSMMYHETGLPWVFPSPNMPTENTAIVYPGTVLIEALNLSEARGTTIPFELFGAPFIDSVKLKKNLDNRKIKGCAFRIHDFIPTFHKFKGENCYGLQVHVTDLNTFRPVGTALEIFDAIIETSPSDSLKFNSPPYEYEHNLMPFDILAGDSGMRETLINRRSIRSEQERWASEIENFRKEFSVLSAYEE
- a CDS encoding response regulator — its product is MENEYLKGHKILIVEDDLSSKLYLNKILEKTGAVLYNAGDGQEAVDLVIKHTDIEIILMDIQLPVMDGYMATESIRNMRDDIIIIAQTAYGLLGDREKFSISGFDDYIIKPIMSQALIEKLVINLKRKKQ
- a CDS encoding co-chaperone GroES, with amino-acid sequence MSVLLDEKDLKKLIVIGDRILIKPKVPQSKTKSGLLLPPGVNENEKVQIGYVVKVGPGYPIPSISDSDEPWKNSTDEPKYVPLQPKEGDQAVYLQNSAIEIEFNREKYVIVPHSSVLILLRDEGLFQ
- a CDS encoding YigZ family protein, with the translated sequence MSVDIYKTIKGNAEGIFRDRGSRFLAYAFPVTELEEIKPILDQLRKEHHDARHHCFAYMLGNERAIFRSNDDGEPSGTGGRPILGQINSYGLTNILIVVVRYFGGTLLGVSGLINAYRSAAENAIQNSEIIECTLKEYYEIKYPYDSMNAVMKILKEEDISQTEQSFDSICSIKISVRASVKE